In one Photobacterium swingsii genomic region, the following are encoded:
- the grdC gene encoding glycine/sarcosine/betaine reductase complex component C subunit beta: MGYAVIKGVSYVLAHTPDVLIQHGSVQVQSRAKDPSDPYLKQLKDHLRPFEDVVSYPANQCYIGNLTPQQLADIPQPWFENKEHTAQQGQFGEIYNQPQFYAMLNHVDVFNLVQLTQEFIDTYHAQVAHHPLYGDDVDLLAGHQIITKDEILALTEHHQAEVLMMNGELVGCVKAAHDEDENLSAHIMLENLCTKASGVMAAMHLKQQGIELDKVDYLIECSEEACGDINQRGGGNFAKAIGEVIGCNSATGSDVRGFCAAPAHAMTLAAALVKSGIFKNVMVVAGGAVAKLGMNGRDHVKQNMPVLEDCLAGFACMVTENDGVSPEINTDIVGRHQIGTGSSPQAVMTALIAAPLKAAGMKMTDIDKYSVEMQNPEITKPAGAGNVPESNYKMIAALAVKEGQMERTQLPAFVEKHGMTGFAPTQGHIPSGVPFLGFGRDMILNDEIKNFMMVGKGSLFLGRMTNLFDGLSFVVQKNSGKQDEVFDENQVKQVVAQAMRDVAENLLNAKSEK; the protein is encoded by the coding sequence ATGGGATACGCAGTAATTAAAGGTGTGAGCTACGTGCTCGCCCATACACCAGATGTATTAATTCAACACGGTTCGGTACAAGTACAGTCAAGGGCAAAAGATCCTTCAGACCCGTACTTGAAGCAACTAAAAGATCACCTTCGCCCATTCGAAGACGTAGTATCTTACCCCGCTAACCAGTGTTACATCGGAAACCTAACCCCGCAGCAATTAGCAGATATCCCACAACCTTGGTTTGAAAATAAAGAGCACACAGCTCAGCAAGGTCAGTTCGGTGAAATCTACAACCAGCCTCAATTTTATGCCATGTTGAACCACGTAGACGTGTTCAATTTGGTGCAACTGACTCAAGAGTTTATCGACACATACCACGCGCAAGTGGCGCACCATCCTTTATACGGTGATGATGTTGATTTACTGGCGGGTCATCAGATCATCACTAAAGATGAAATTCTAGCACTGACAGAACATCACCAAGCTGAAGTATTGATGATGAATGGTGAGTTGGTAGGTTGTGTGAAAGCCGCGCACGATGAAGACGAAAACTTATCAGCGCATATCATGCTAGAAAACCTTTGCACGAAAGCATCAGGCGTTATGGCTGCGATGCATTTGAAACAGCAAGGTATTGAATTAGATAAAGTCGACTACTTGATCGAATGTTCAGAAGAAGCGTGTGGTGACATCAACCAACGTGGCGGCGGTAACTTCGCAAAAGCTATTGGTGAAGTGATCGGCTGTAACAGTGCAACCGGTTCTGATGTTCGTGGTTTCTGTGCGGCGCCTGCGCACGCAATGACATTAGCGGCTGCGTTAGTGAAATCTGGCATTTTCAAAAATGTCATGGTTGTTGCTGGTGGTGCTGTTGCCAAACTGGGTATGAATGGTCGTGACCATGTGAAACAAAATATGCCTGTGCTGGAAGATTGCCTAGCTGGTTTTGCGTGCATGGTAACGGAAAATGACGGTGTGAGCCCTGAGATTAATACAGACATCGTTGGTCGTCATCAAATTGGTACTGGCTCATCACCACAAGCTGTGATGACAGCTCTGATTGCCGCGCCGCTTAAAGCCGCTGGCATGAAGATGACAGACATCGACAAGTACTCAGTAGAAATGCAAAACCCTGAAATCACTAAGCCTGCAGGTGCAGGGAATGTGCCGGAATCAAACTACAAAATGATTGCAGCGCTAGCAGTGAAAGAAGGGCAGATGGAGCGTACACAATTACCTGCATTCGTTGAGAAACATGGCATGACAGGCTTTGCACCTACGCAAGGGCATATTCCATCGGGCGTTCCTTTCCTTGGTTTTGGCCGTGACATGATCCTCAATGATGAAATCAAAAACTTCATGATGGTAGGTAAAGGCAGCTTGTTCTTAGGTCGTATGACTAACTTGTTTGATGGTTTGAGCTTTGTGGTTCAAAAGAACAGCGGCAAGCAAGATGAAGTGTTCGATGAGAATCAAGTGAAACAGGTTGTGGCGCAAGCAATGCGCGATGTGGCTGAGAACTTGCTCAACGCGAAGAGCGAGAAGTAA
- the grdA gene encoding glycine/sarcosine/betaine reductase complex selenoprotein A — protein sequence MFANKTVIILGDRDGVPGQAIETCMKTTGAHVAFSTTECFVUTSAGAMDLENQKRIKALAEEKGAENLVVILGGAEAEASGLACETVTTGDPTFAGPLAGVQLGLSCYHVVEDEVKNAVDPAVYEEQVGMMEMVLDVDAIKAEMQQYRSETALA from the coding sequence GTGTTCGCTAATAAAACAGTGATCATTCTTGGAGACCGCGATGGCGTACCTGGTCAGGCAATTGAAACTTGCATGAAGACCACAGGTGCTCACGTTGCTTTCTCTACTACAGAATGTTTCGTCTGAACAAGCGCTGGCGCAATGGATCTGGAAAATCAAAAGCGGATTAAAGCACTTGCTGAGGAAAAAGGCGCAGAGAATCTTGTTGTGATTCTTGGCGGCGCAGAAGCAGAAGCTTCTGGCCTAGCATGTGAAACTGTCACCACAGGTGATCCGACTTTTGCAGGACCATTGGCGGGAGTCCAGTTAGGACTTTCTTGTTATCACGTGGTGGAAGACGAAGTTAAAAATGCCGTTGATCCAGCTGTCTATGAAGAGCAAGTTGGAATGATGGAAATGGTACTTGATGTCGATGCTATCAAAGCGGAAATGCAACAATACCGCAGCGAAACTGCATTAGCATAA
- the grdA gene encoding glycine/sarcosine/betaine reductase complex selenoprotein A — protein MLKDKKVIILGDRDGVPGQAIEACIKTAGAHVLFSTTECFVUTSAGAMDLENQKRIKGFAEEFGPENLVVVLGGAEAEASGLACETVTNGDPTFAGPLAGVQLGLSCYHVVEPEIKDNVDADVYDEQISMMEMVLDVDAIVAEVKEYREQFGKYV, from the coding sequence ATGCTCAAAGATAAGAAAGTTATTATCTTGGGAGACAGAGATGGTGTACCAGGACAAGCAATTGAAGCTTGTATTAAAACTGCTGGTGCGCATGTTCTTTTCTCTACAACTGAGTGTTTCGTCTGAACCAGCGCAGGTGCTATGGATCTGGAAAACCAGAAGAGGATCAAAGGTTTTGCTGAAGAGTTCGGCCCAGAGAATCTGGTAGTCGTACTTGGTGGTGCGGAAGCAGAAGCTTCTGGCCTAGCGTGTGAAACCGTTACAAACGGCGATCCTACTTTTGCCGGTCCATTAGCCGGAGTCCAGTTAGGACTCTCTTGTTATCATGTGGTTGAGCCGGAAATTAAAGACAATGTGGATGCTGACGTCTATGACGAACAGATAAGCATGATGGAAATGGTACTTGATGTCGATGCCATAGTGGCAGAGGTCAAAGAGTATCGTGAGCAATTCGGAAAGTATGTTTAA
- the trxA gene encoding thioredoxin TrxA has translation MIELNKDNFDAEVKVDGIVLVDFWSESCGRCIELMPEVMELAEKYGNEIKFCKLNIQGNRRLAMAQKVMGLPSFVFYKNGEKIEHLSGEELEMEDVASKVESYIAETA, from the coding sequence ATGATCGAACTAAATAAAGATAACTTTGATGCTGAAGTGAAAGTCGATGGCATCGTGCTGGTAGATTTCTGGAGCGAAAGTTGTGGTCGCTGCATTGAATTGATGCCAGAAGTGATGGAATTGGCTGAGAAGTACGGTAATGAAATTAAGTTCTGCAAACTGAACATTCAGGGTAACCGTCGTTTAGCGATGGCGCAGAAAGTAATGGGCCTACCATCTTTCGTTTTCTACAAAAACGGTGAAAAAATTGAACACCTTTCTGGCGAAGAGTTAGAAATGGAAGATGTTGCAAGCAAAGTAGAAAGCTACATCGCGGAAACAGCATAA
- the trxB gene encoding thioredoxin-disulfide reductase, which translates to MSELYDVIIIGGGAGGMSAGVYAARGKMKTLIIEDKRNTGGQAATTSEMENYPGIVEATGPQLMDMFREHCNKFGVEFARGLVSDITIADDGFIKTLTTSKGETYQTKSIIVATGATPRILGITGESEFRGKGVSYCATCDADFYEELDVVVVGSGNTAVEESVFLTKFVNKVTMIVLHDQGILDADRTAQEQAFANDKIEFVWNSVVEEICGDELVTGVKLKHLKTGEISELSTDGVFMFVGTVPKTDFIKGQVALTPQGYVITNEKQETNVPGIFAVGDVTDKFLRQVVTAAGDGAVAAVAADRYIEEEENWRKSVSEFGGTAMVAFWNPLSKESLAVINQLEQDCKDKPDQRVVTIDTYKSQNIANRFSVSEVPVVIRFDAGQEAKRVDVKDIAELDTLY; encoded by the coding sequence ATGTCTGAACTATACGATGTCATCATAATTGGTGGCGGTGCTGGTGGTATGTCAGCTGGGGTCTATGCCGCTCGTGGCAAAATGAAAACCCTAATCATTGAAGATAAGCGCAACACAGGCGGTCAAGCCGCGACAACCAGTGAAATGGAAAACTACCCAGGTATTGTGGAAGCAACAGGTCCGCAGTTGATGGATATGTTCCGTGAACACTGTAATAAGTTTGGTGTGGAGTTTGCTCGTGGACTCGTGTCTGATATCACTATTGCTGATGATGGCTTTATTAAGACGCTAACAACCAGTAAAGGTGAAACGTACCAAACCAAAAGTATCATAGTTGCAACAGGGGCTACCCCTCGCATTCTAGGTATTACGGGCGAATCTGAGTTCCGTGGTAAAGGTGTTTCATACTGTGCAACTTGTGATGCGGATTTCTACGAAGAGCTTGATGTCGTCGTAGTGGGGTCTGGAAACACTGCGGTTGAAGAATCTGTATTCCTGACCAAGTTTGTCAACAAAGTCACCATGATCGTACTGCATGATCAAGGCATTCTCGATGCGGATCGTACAGCGCAAGAACAAGCATTTGCGAACGATAAAATTGAATTTGTTTGGAACTCTGTAGTTGAAGAAATCTGTGGCGATGAGCTTGTTACTGGTGTGAAACTTAAGCACCTTAAAACAGGTGAGATCTCTGAGTTATCCACTGACGGTGTCTTTATGTTTGTTGGCACCGTGCCAAAAACAGACTTCATTAAAGGCCAAGTGGCACTAACGCCACAAGGCTATGTGATTACCAACGAAAAACAAGAAACTAATGTTCCTGGTATTTTTGCTGTTGGTGATGTAACAGATAAATTCCTTCGTCAAGTGGTTACCGCTGCGGGCGATGGTGCAGTCGCAGCAGTTGCAGCTGACCGTTATATCGAAGAAGAAGAAAACTGGCGCAAGTCTGTCTCTGAATTTGGTGGCACGGCAATGGTGGCGTTCTGGAACCCATTAAGCAAAGAAAGCTTAGCGGTGATTAACCAGCTAGAACAAGATTGCAAAGATAAGCCTGATCAGCGTGTTGTCACCATTGATACCTACAAGAGTCAAAATATTGCAAACCGCTTCTCGGTTTCTGAAGTGCCGGTTGTGATCCGATTTGACGCTGGGCAGGAAGCCAAGCGAGTGGATGTTAAGGATATTGCTGAGTTAGATACTCTGTATTAA
- a CDS encoding aminopeptidase yields the protein METLKFTNGWLDLDKKRIDEINLFNEGYKHFLDQGKTERQCVTVSIAQAEQHGFRPISEFEQLVAGDKVYFINRHKNVVLAIIGQRPISEGIRYVVSHIDSPRLDLKPSPVYEKCELALMRTHYYGGIKKYQWASRPLALHGIVVTKSGRKVDIAIGEDDSDPVFTIPDLLPHLDRKVQRERKADEVLKGEELQIVVGSVPMTFDDEKIKDTVKHHVLTKLFEKYEISEPDFISAELMLVPAGKARDVGLDHGIIGAYGQDDRICAYTSLEAIFDIDTPEQTAVCFLVDKEEIGSTGATGLESRYLEFFTGELLVRQAGGQYNDQMLRRCLWQSYALSSDVNAGLNPLFESVHDAQNASKLGYGLVLTKYTGHGGKVASNDADAEYVAALRRIFDDTEIKWQTGLLGKVDEGGGGTVAKYLAHYGINTIDAGAAILSMHSPFELSSKFDVHELYRAYKAFYMQAL from the coding sequence ATGGAAACGCTTAAGTTCACAAATGGTTGGCTCGATCTTGATAAAAAGAGAATTGATGAAATAAACCTGTTTAATGAAGGCTACAAACACTTTTTAGACCAAGGAAAAACAGAAAGGCAGTGCGTGACTGTCTCAATTGCTCAAGCAGAACAACACGGTTTCCGTCCTATTTCTGAATTTGAACAATTAGTTGCTGGTGATAAAGTGTACTTTATTAACCGCCATAAGAATGTTGTCCTCGCTATTATCGGGCAACGTCCAATCAGCGAGGGAATTCGCTACGTCGTTTCTCACATTGACTCACCAAGATTAGACTTAAAACCATCACCAGTCTACGAGAAATGTGAACTCGCGCTGATGCGAACTCACTACTATGGTGGCATCAAAAAATACCAATGGGCCTCACGCCCTCTCGCACTGCACGGCATTGTCGTTACCAAGTCTGGCCGCAAAGTCGATATTGCGATTGGTGAAGATGATAGTGATCCAGTTTTCACTATCCCAGACCTACTTCCACACCTAGATCGCAAAGTACAGCGTGAGCGTAAAGCCGATGAAGTACTAAAAGGCGAAGAGCTTCAAATCGTGGTTGGCTCTGTACCGATGACTTTTGATGATGAAAAAATCAAAGACACAGTCAAACACCACGTATTAACTAAGCTGTTCGAAAAATACGAAATTAGTGAGCCTGATTTTATCTCTGCTGAGTTGATGTTAGTGCCTGCTGGTAAAGCACGCGATGTGGGTTTAGATCACGGTATTATTGGTGCTTACGGCCAGGATGACCGTATCTGTGCTTACACCTCACTTGAAGCAATTTTCGATATCGATACACCAGAGCAAACTGCGGTGTGCTTCTTGGTCGATAAAGAAGAAATTGGCTCGACAGGTGCAACAGGCCTAGAGTCACGTTACCTCGAATTCTTTACGGGTGAATTACTGGTGCGTCAAGCTGGCGGCCAATACAACGACCAAATGCTGCGTCGCTGTTTATGGCAATCTTACGCCCTATCTTCTGATGTCAACGCTGGACTTAACCCACTGTTTGAATCTGTTCATGATGCACAAAATGCCTCAAAACTGGGTTACGGCTTAGTACTTACTAAGTACACAGGGCACGGTGGTAAAGTCGCCTCAAACGATGCTGATGCTGAATATGTGGCTGCGTTGCGTCGTATTTTCGATGATACAGAAATTAAGTGGCAAACCGGTTTGCTTGGCAAAGTAGACGAAGGGGGCGGCGGTACAGTGGCGAAATACCTAGCACATTACGGTATTAACACAATTGATGCAGGGGCGGCGATCTTATCGATGCACTCACCGTTCGAGCTCTCTTCTAAGTTCGATGTGCATGAACTTTACCGTGCTTACAAAGCTTTCTACATGCAGGCGCTATAA
- a CDS encoding oligopeptide:H+ symporter, which translates to MKKRHPLTFYILCSCQFWWALSFYSLWAILPVFLGDELGIDQKTSFATFGAFAALGAAMLFVGGWLADKILGAKRTLVWGFFFQGLGYFIIAYSAITAQPHFVFIGLGTVAVGRGIGSVAPPTIIAASYEKNDPRLDGAYTLFYMVNNIGAFIAQLGAPIMAYSIGWTSAFILSAVGMTVNVVTYLLFNKKIKEATEADQHAVPFKTNSLFLAGVLLTIATASYLLTNLPLAQAVLGIAAMVILFLIMKEMKKEEPTSRKRMIVGLVLMVQALAFFVLYNQMPTSLNFFAINNVEPEIFGIPVNPVSYQSLNPMWVIFLSPILAHIYTTLGEKGKDLSMPGKFALGMLICAAAFACAGFSQYFGDENGMLNPFWIAAPHFLFAIGELLISALGLSAIAKLFPSRIRGFIYGAWNMTLALASVAGAWVAGLSSSGEVEMTPVESLASYGNYFYMLAIASAVVGVVCVYLAPRLNKLIETDVEGDIDHKDAQTAS; encoded by the coding sequence ATGAAAAAGCGTCATCCGTTAACCTTTTATATTCTTTGTTCATGCCAGTTCTGGTGGGCGTTATCTTTCTATAGCCTATGGGCTATTTTGCCTGTTTTCTTAGGCGATGAGCTGGGGATAGACCAAAAAACGTCGTTTGCTACTTTTGGTGCATTTGCTGCATTGGGTGCTGCGATGCTGTTTGTCGGTGGTTGGCTAGCCGATAAAATCTTAGGGGCAAAACGTACCTTAGTTTGGGGGTTCTTCTTCCAAGGTTTAGGGTATTTCATCATCGCTTACTCTGCGATCACTGCGCAACCACACTTCGTATTCATTGGTTTGGGTACTGTTGCTGTAGGTCGTGGTATCGGTAGTGTGGCGCCACCAACCATTATTGCGGCATCGTATGAGAAAAACGATCCACGCTTAGATGGTGCCTACACCCTGTTCTACATGGTGAATAACATTGGTGCTTTCATTGCACAGTTAGGCGCACCTATCATGGCGTACAGCATTGGCTGGACTTCAGCCTTCATCTTGTCGGCCGTGGGCATGACAGTCAACGTCGTCACCTACTTGTTATTCAATAAGAAAATCAAGGAAGCTACCGAAGCCGACCAACACGCTGTACCATTCAAAACGAACAGCTTGTTCTTGGCTGGGGTACTACTCACTATTGCGACTGCGAGTTACTTGCTAACTAACCTACCACTTGCACAAGCGGTACTGGGTATTGCCGCTATGGTTATTTTGTTCCTCATCATGAAAGAGATGAAGAAAGAAGAACCGACTAGCCGCAAACGCATGATTGTTGGTTTGGTCTTGATGGTGCAAGCGCTGGCATTCTTTGTACTTTACAATCAAATGCCAACATCACTTAATTTCTTTGCGATCAACAACGTAGAGCCTGAGATATTTGGTATACCTGTTAACCCTGTTTCTTACCAATCACTTAACCCTATGTGGGTTATCTTCCTTAGCCCTATTCTCGCCCATATCTATACAACCTTGGGAGAGAAAGGCAAAGACTTGTCAATGCCTGGTAAGTTCGCACTCGGTATGCTGATTTGTGCTGCAGCCTTTGCTTGTGCTGGCTTCTCCCAATACTTTGGCGACGAGAATGGCATGCTCAATCCATTCTGGATTGCTGCACCACACTTCTTGTTCGCAATTGGTGAGTTGTTGATTTCTGCCTTGGGTCTATCGGCTATTGCTAAACTATTCCCAAGTCGTATCCGTGGCTTTATTTACGGGGCGTGGAACATGACACTGGCTCTCGCCTCTGTAGCTGGAGCTTGGGTGGCAGGCTTGTCTTCAAGCGGTGAAGTAGAAATGACCCCAGTAGAAAGCTTGGCGTCTTACGGTAATTACTTCTACATGCTTGCGATTGCCTCTGCCGTTGTTGGTGTCGTGTGTGTATACCTAGCACCACGTCTTAACAAGTTGATTGAAACCGATGTTGAAGGCGATATCGACCATAAAGATGCACAAACCGCATCCTAA
- a CDS encoding DsrE/DsrF/TusD sulfur relay family protein — protein sequence MGNEQTLLFILNDAPYGSERSFNGLRLAINLNEQEIKTNIMVFLMSDAVSCALPKQTPGEGYHVQQMLEILLAQGAKVKLCKTCCNARGMSELPLIEGAEIGTLDDLSMWTLQADKVVCF from the coding sequence ATGGGAAATGAACAAACTTTACTGTTTATATTAAATGATGCACCGTATGGTTCGGAGCGTTCTTTCAATGGTTTAAGGCTGGCCATTAATCTTAATGAGCAAGAAATCAAGACCAATATTATGGTTTTTTTGATGTCTGATGCGGTGAGTTGTGCCTTACCAAAGCAGACGCCAGGTGAGGGGTATCACGTCCAACAAATGCTAGAAATATTACTTGCACAAGGTGCAAAAGTGAAGCTATGCAAGACGTGTTGCAATGCCAGAGGAATGAGTGAGCTTCCACTGATAGAGGGTGCTGAAATTGGTACACTGGATGACTTGTCGATGTGGACGTTACAGGCCGACAAAGTGGTTTGCTTTTAA
- a CDS encoding GrdX family protein — MRADRLEIITNNPSINVDNSAITIIRKNTVNDVLTFTRDQVHLGYKVISHPLAGSVKPHETPYRSIVIYRDDSLDMDSLNTIEQTMERYQVLCKAKPEFLNLTGEDIEKDFPNKQRSDFQFIDSQLIKSCLSAINASL; from the coding sequence ATGAGAGCTGATAGATTAGAGATCATCACTAACAACCCAAGTATTAACGTTGATAACAGTGCGATAACAATCATTCGAAAAAATACAGTTAATGATGTTTTGACGTTTACTCGAGATCAAGTTCACCTCGGGTATAAAGTTATTTCACACCCTCTTGCTGGCAGTGTAAAACCACATGAAACACCTTATCGAAGTATTGTGATTTATCGTGATGACAGTTTAGACATGGATTCACTAAATACCATTGAGCAAACAATGGAAAGATACCAAGTACTCTGTAAGGCCAAACCTGAATTTCTCAATCTTACCGGTGAAGATATTGAAAAAGACTTTCCTAACAAACAACGTTCAGATTTTCAATTCATCGATAGTCAATTAATAAAATCCTGTCTTAGTGCGATTAATGCCAGTTTATAA
- the grdB gene encoding glycine reductase complex selenoprotein B: protein MTLKVVYYLNQFFAQKGGEEMAHIPMEVVEGPVGVGAQFGTMLKDRAEISHTIICGDSYFNENESLCCHSLQEILAQVKPDLVIAGPAFNAGRYGMACGTVAKVAHEMGIATISGMYVENPGYELFRQYAYMVETGNSAASMRKAVPAMVSLVNRFIDTNGDVGSPEEAGYMPRGIRVNFFADKRGSERAVDLLINKLSGEFTTEYPMPVFDRVDPQPPVEMMSTAKIALVTSGGVVPKGNPDHIESSSASKYGEYSIEGLDALTEASHETAHGGYDPVACNQDPNRVLPVDVLRDMEREGIIGSLHDMFYTTVGNGTAVAKAKEYGAEIAMKLQKAGVTAAIFTSTUGTCTRCGATMVKEIEKVMPVVHMATVVPISKTVGANRIIPTIAIPHPLGDPKMQPREEKFTRRQLVEKALSALQTKIDEQTVF from the coding sequence ATGACATTGAAAGTCGTTTATTATCTCAACCAGTTCTTTGCCCAAAAAGGCGGTGAAGAAATGGCCCACATTCCAATGGAAGTTGTGGAAGGTCCTGTTGGTGTTGGTGCGCAATTTGGCACTATGCTAAAAGACAGAGCTGAGATCTCTCATACCATCATTTGTGGTGATTCATATTTCAACGAAAATGAAAGCCTATGCTGTCATAGCTTGCAAGAGATCCTTGCACAAGTGAAGCCTGATCTTGTGATTGCAGGTCCTGCATTTAACGCCGGCCGCTATGGTATGGCTTGTGGTACTGTGGCCAAAGTGGCACATGAAATGGGAATTGCTACCATTTCTGGTATGTACGTTGAAAACCCAGGCTATGAACTATTCCGTCAATACGCTTACATGGTAGAGACAGGCAATAGCGCAGCAAGTATGCGTAAAGCTGTACCTGCGATGGTGAGCTTGGTTAACCGTTTCATTGACACGAATGGCGATGTTGGTTCTCCAGAAGAAGCGGGTTACATGCCACGCGGCATCCGTGTGAACTTCTTTGCTGACAAGCGTGGTTCAGAACGTGCTGTAGACTTGCTGATTAACAAATTATCAGGTGAGTTTACAACTGAATATCCAATGCCAGTGTTCGACCGTGTTGATCCTCAACCACCTGTTGAGATGATGAGCACAGCGAAGATTGCGCTAGTGACTTCTGGCGGTGTTGTACCAAAAGGCAACCCAGACCATATCGAATCATCAAGCGCATCTAAGTATGGTGAATACAGCATTGAAGGGCTAGATGCACTTACTGAAGCAAGCCATGAAACTGCACACGGTGGTTACGACCCAGTGGCCTGTAACCAAGATCCAAACCGCGTATTGCCAGTAGATGTATTACGCGACATGGAGCGCGAAGGCATAATCGGTAGCCTGCATGACATGTTCTACACCACAGTAGGTAATGGTACTGCGGTAGCGAAAGCGAAAGAATATGGTGCAGAAATCGCGATGAAACTACAGAAAGCTGGGGTAACAGCAGCGATATTCACTTCCACTTGAGGCACTTGCACACGTTGCGGCGCAACGATGGTTAAAGAAATCGAAAAAGTGATGCCTGTAGTTCATATGGCGACAGTGGTTCCTATCTCTAAAACAGTAGGTGCAAACCGTATTATTCCTACCATTGCGATCCCTCATCCATTGGGCGATCCTAAAATGCAGCCACGAGAAGAGAAATTTACTCGTCGTCAATTGGTAGAAAAAGCGCTAAGCGCACTACAAACTAAGATTGATGAACAAACTGTATTTTAA
- a CDS encoding glycine/sarcosine/betaine reductase component B subunit — protein MKLELGNIHVRDLAFGPVSEVKENTVVVDQQALIGHLSELDHRIRSIELSIAKPGDSIRIMPVKDAIEPRVKVSGGGNIFPGRHLGEEEMVGEGRTHVLKGMAVVTTGEIVGFQEGIVDMSGPGADYTPFSSTLNLVIQCEVDESCNQYDHEGIVRMVGLEAGRWIGELARDIEPDEIQTYETKPLLEQAAEYPNLPKVGYVYMLQSQGLLHDTYYYGVDVKGMLPTLMYPTEVMDGAIISGNCVSACDKNTSYIHQNSPVIYDLYRHHGSKYNFMGVIVTNENVTLRDKERSSNFVVKLAQQMGWDAAIVSEEGFGNPDADLIMNCAKLEAAGIQTVLLTDEYAGQNGESQSLADSHKSADAVVTNGNANQLVTLPAMDKVIGYDRYADVVAGGFNGSLHEDGSITVELQAIIGATCELGFHKLTTKAS, from the coding sequence ATGAAACTCGAACTAGGCAACATCCATGTTCGTGATCTGGCCTTTGGCCCAGTAAGCGAAGTGAAAGAAAACACAGTGGTCGTTGATCAGCAGGCTTTAATCGGCCATTTGTCTGAATTGGATCACCGTATCCGCTCTATCGAGCTGTCTATCGCTAAACCTGGCGATAGTATTCGTATCATGCCGGTAAAGGACGCCATCGAGCCACGCGTAAAAGTAAGCGGCGGCGGTAACATTTTCCCTGGGCGACATTTGGGTGAAGAAGAGATGGTTGGCGAAGGCCGTACCCATGTCTTAAAAGGAATGGCTGTTGTTACAACGGGTGAAATCGTTGGCTTCCAAGAAGGTATTGTTGATATGAGTGGCCCGGGTGCAGATTACACCCCATTCTCATCAACTTTGAACCTTGTGATTCAATGTGAAGTCGATGAAAGCTGCAACCAGTACGATCATGAAGGCATTGTCCGTATGGTTGGCCTAGAAGCTGGTCGTTGGATTGGTGAATTGGCGCGTGATATTGAACCTGACGAGATTCAAACTTACGAAACTAAACCACTGCTAGAGCAAGCAGCAGAGTACCCTAACTTACCAAAAGTAGGTTACGTGTACATGCTACAAAGCCAAGGTTTATTACACGACACCTACTACTACGGTGTCGATGTTAAAGGCATGCTACCTACGCTAATGTACCCAACAGAAGTTATGGATGGGGCAATTATTAGCGGTAACTGTGTATCTGCATGTGATAAGAACACCAGTTATATCCACCAAAATAGCCCTGTTATTTACGACTTATACCGCCACCACGGTTCTAAATACAACTTCATGGGCGTTATTGTGACGAATGAAAACGTCACGCTACGCGATAAAGAGCGTTCATCTAACTTTGTTGTGAAACTTGCACAGCAAATGGGTTGGGATGCCGCGATCGTGAGTGAAGAAGGCTTTGGTAACCCAGACGCTGACTTAATCATGAACTGTGCAAAACTTGAAGCTGCGGGCATTCAAACTGTCTTACTGACAGATGAATACGCAGGCCAAAACGGTGAAAGTCAATCGCTAGCGGATTCTCATAAGAGTGCAGACGCTGTAGTTACCAATGGTAATGCTAACCAGTTAGTAACGTTACCAGCGATGGATAAAGTGATCGGTTACGACCGCTACGCAGATGTTGTTGCGGGTGGTTTCAACGGCAGCTTGCATGAAGATGGTTCAATTACAGTTGAACTTCAAGCCATCATAGGCGCAACTTGTGAGCTTGGTTTCCACAAACTCACTACCAAAGCAAGCTAA